The genome window GTATAGCTTGTTTCTGGTTCAAAAAGGGTCAAATTAGCTATTTGTCCTTCTTTTATTTGAGGTGTTGCCTGATTAAAGACATGGTAACCCTTAGTCAGTAACCCAATAGTGGTCTCTAGGTCAGTCAGCTGATTCAAAATACCAAAAGCACTTTCTAAGCCTATGGTTCCAGCAGTTGCACGGTCAAATTCAAGGTCTTTGTGTTCTATCGTTAGCGGCGTATGATCACTCGTAACAACGTCGATTACTCCTGAGTTTAGAAACTTTTGAAGCTGTTTTACTTCTTTTTCATCTCTCAGTGGTGGCTGTATTTTAAAGTTGGCATCAAAAGTTTCTAATTCGTTACTTGATAAGGTCAAATGATGAATGGAAACGCTACAAGTCACATTTTGAGCTGTCTTTTTGTATTCTCTGATCAACTTTAAACCTTCTACCGTGCTGACAGTAGGAATGTGTAATCTTCCATTGGTATAAGTAGCGATTCTTAAATCTCTCGCTATTTGAAGCTCTTCAGCAAGGCTGGGCATGGACTTGAGTCCTAAGTTGGTAGTAACGGTATCTTCATTGACCATCCCTTTTCCAGCGATGTCCTTATTTTGAGGAAATGACTGCACCACAGCATTAAAGGAGGATGCGTATTGCAATCCTACTTTCAACAGGTTGGCATTAGTCACTTCATGCTTGTAATCATAGAAGGAAACAGCTCCTGCTTCTTGCATGTCGTACAATTCGGCCAGGTGTTTCCCTTTTTGATTTAAGGTAAAAGAACCTACTGGCAAGATGCTCACTGCCTGATGTGCCGTTACGTTTTTCAAATATTTGATTCCCGATTGATCTTGCGGATTCGGTTGATTGTTTGGATTCAACATGATGGTGGTAAAACCGCCTGCTGCTGCTGCTTTAACACCATTTTCTAGTGTTTGTCGTTCTTCAAAACCGGGTTCTCCCAGGCTGACACTTGTATCGATCCATCCTATGGAAACATGCAAATTTGCCGCCTCGACGAGTTTGGCATTTTCCTCTTTTATTGAAGCACCTATTTTTTCAATCTTTCCATTTTTAATGAGTAGATCTCTTTTTTTGCCGTTTAAATCAGAACCGGCATTGACGATAATCACATTTTTAAGTAGTATCATTTTACAAACTTTAAAATCAATAATTCACAAATTAGGAAGAATAAAGCTCCCATGACAAAGTACTTCCACAAAGAAAGGATATTTTCTTCCTGACTGAGTTTGTACAGTAAATCATCAATAGATTCTGAAAGGTTATCCCCTAAATCTGCATTTGAATAATATGCTAACTTGTTCTCTTGACGTTTTGCATTGAAGCTTAACGTAGAGATCTTTTGTTCTTTAATTTTCACCGTATAGTTTCCTGCAATAGATAACTCTTCTCCAGCAGTGACGAGTAC of Nonlabens sp. Ci31 contains these proteins:
- a CDS encoding dihydroorotase, translating into MILLKNVIIVNAGSDLNGKKRDLLIKNGKIEKIGASIKEENAKLVEAANLHVSIGWIDTSVSLGEPGFEERQTLENGVKAAAAGGFTTIMLNPNNQPNPQDQSGIKYLKNVTAHQAVSILPVGSFTLNQKGKHLAELYDMQEAGAVSFYDYKHEVTNANLLKVGLQYASSFNAVVQSFPQNKDIAGKGMVNEDTVTTNLGLKSMPSLAEELQIARDLRIATYTNGRLHIPTVSTVEGLKLIREYKKTAQNVTCSVSIHHLTLSSNELETFDANFKIQPPLRDEKEVKQLQKFLNSGVIDVVTSDHTPLTIEHKDLEFDRATAGTIGLESAFGILNQLTDLETTIGLLTKGYHVFNQATPQIKEGQIANLTLFEPETSYTFEKSHIVSTSKNSAFLGKAMKGTVFGIINNKKALWNER